In Stieleria varia, one genomic interval encodes:
- a CDS encoding serine/threonine-protein kinase produces MNIFEPFTSAGRRRRLAASHGSSRKTSGRRSSRIHALGDRGHMTWASHSFAGSVSRTRDFFAKRYWLWPVIAIVLLSSIAYAVHRSIATTMQQSLQSELQTLLDVEVAMLETWLESQERNTESAANESEIRALTAELVDSIDLAERGLMNHSGATIASATPAIGAENAGDSKSQTASGPDRLFEIRTQLARRLGPAMSTQDYIGFAVIDRKHRVLASNESTLIGTELPVSITDALTIASDGDSTITRPYLSAAPLQDNDGVIRTGVPTMLALAPIRNEQFQTIATLAFRIRPGRDFTRILQLGRIGQSGETYAFDKEGVMLSNSRFDDDLVLLGLLPDQESVRSLLKLLVRDPGGDITQGHRPSQRRSELPLTLMAATAASGSSGVNVSGYRDYRGVSVVGAWTWLSKYNFGVTTETDFAEAYRPLVILQRTFWALIALLILTSIAILVFSIMVGRLHRKAQEAAIEAKQLGQYRLEEKIGEGAMGVVYKGQHAMLRRPTAIKLLNVSKVSDRSIARFEREVQITSRLTHPNTVAIYDYGRTPEGVFYYAMEYLEGIELQELVDEHGPQSPGRVIHVLRQICGSLFEAHTSGLVHRDIKPANIMLNRRGGESDVVKVLDFGLVKAIEESDGEDGGFAGTPLYVSPEGIQMPSSVDAQSDLYAVGAVGYFMLTGRPVFDAESFGELCQKHIAEMPTPPSQIDGIDVPEDLESLLLACLEKSRGRRPQSARELAIALSHCRDANAWGIEQADLWWTRQERGLVPSSLMSRSQMNSDQDSSSLQTPLSKSSVSATGSAQSRSPKTSESQSERLSGGERLSDSDGESLGATMDV; encoded by the coding sequence ATGAACATCTTCGAACCATTCACGAGTGCCGGACGCAGACGTCGACTTGCCGCTTCACACGGCTCCAGTCGCAAGACGTCTGGTCGGCGTTCATCCCGAATACATGCTCTGGGCGATCGTGGTCACATGACGTGGGCATCGCACAGCTTTGCCGGCTCTGTCAGTCGGACACGTGATTTCTTTGCCAAGCGATATTGGCTTTGGCCGGTGATTGCAATCGTGCTCTTGTCTTCCATTGCTTATGCGGTACACCGCAGTATCGCAACGACGATGCAACAGTCATTGCAATCGGAATTGCAAACATTGCTGGACGTCGAGGTTGCGATGTTGGAGACTTGGCTGGAGTCACAAGAGCGAAACACGGAATCTGCAGCGAACGAATCGGAGATCCGTGCTTTGACGGCGGAACTGGTCGATAGCATCGACTTGGCGGAGCGAGGGCTGATGAACCATAGCGGAGCAACAATCGCATCTGCTACGCCCGCTATCGGTGCGGAGAACGCAGGTGATTCGAAATCCCAGACGGCAAGCGGCCCTGATCGGCTGTTTGAGATCCGAACGCAACTTGCCCGTCGGTTGGGGCCGGCAATGTCCACGCAGGACTACATCGGGTTTGCGGTGATCGATCGAAAGCATCGCGTGCTGGCGTCGAATGAGTCTACGTTGATTGGAACAGAGTTACCCGTCTCGATCACGGATGCGTTGACGATCGCAAGCGACGGCGACTCAACGATCACGCGACCCTACCTGAGTGCTGCGCCACTGCAAGACAACGACGGCGTGATCCGGACCGGTGTGCCCACGATGCTGGCTCTGGCACCGATTCGAAACGAGCAGTTTCAGACCATCGCCACATTGGCGTTTCGGATTCGGCCCGGTCGAGACTTCACTCGCATTTTGCAGTTGGGACGGATTGGTCAGTCCGGTGAGACCTATGCGTTTGACAAGGAGGGTGTGATGCTCTCGAACAGCCGATTCGACGATGACTTGGTTTTGCTGGGTTTGCTGCCAGACCAGGAAAGCGTTCGTTCGTTGCTGAAGCTCTTGGTGCGTGACCCCGGCGGCGACATCACACAAGGACATCGACCTTCCCAGCGACGTTCTGAACTGCCATTGACGTTGATGGCGGCCACTGCGGCGTCGGGGAGTTCTGGGGTCAATGTGAGTGGGTACCGTGACTATCGAGGCGTTTCGGTGGTGGGAGCGTGGACATGGTTGAGCAAGTACAACTTTGGAGTGACGACAGAAACCGATTTCGCGGAGGCGTATCGCCCGCTCGTGATTCTGCAGCGAACCTTTTGGGCGCTGATCGCGTTATTGATCCTGACCTCCATTGCGATTCTGGTATTTTCGATCATGGTTGGGCGACTGCATCGAAAAGCCCAAGAAGCTGCGATCGAAGCGAAGCAGCTCGGGCAATACAGGTTGGAGGAAAAAATCGGCGAAGGAGCAATGGGTGTCGTCTATAAAGGTCAGCACGCGATGCTGCGACGACCGACGGCAATCAAACTGCTCAATGTGTCCAAGGTCAGTGACCGTTCGATTGCGAGATTTGAACGGGAGGTTCAGATCACCAGCCGTTTGACGCATCCCAATACCGTCGCGATTTACGACTACGGACGCACGCCCGAGGGGGTGTTCTATTATGCGATGGAGTACTTGGAGGGAATTGAGCTTCAGGAGCTCGTTGACGAACACGGCCCTCAGTCTCCCGGCAGAGTGATTCATGTCTTGAGACAGATTTGCGGATCTCTGTTTGAGGCGCACACCTCTGGATTGGTTCATCGCGACATCAAGCCCGCCAACATCATGTTGAATCGACGGGGCGGCGAGTCCGACGTGGTGAAGGTCTTGGATTTTGGATTGGTCAAAGCGATCGAGGAATCCGATGGCGAGGACGGAGGGTTTGCGGGCACGCCGCTATACGTTTCACCGGAAGGCATTCAGATGCCCAGCTCTGTTGACGCCCAGAGCGATCTATATGCCGTCGGCGCGGTCGGCTATTTCATGCTCACGGGGCGTCCGGTTTTTGATGCGGAATCCTTTGGCGAATTGTGCCAAAAACACATTGCTGAAATGCCGACGCCGCCGTCTCAGATCGATGGGATCGATGTCCCTGAGGATCTGGAAAGTCTGCTCTTGGCTTGCCTTGAGAAATCACGTGGTCGGCGTCCACAGAGTGCTCGGGAATTGGCAATCGCGTTGTCACATTGTCGAGACGCTAATGCGTGGGGAATCGAACAAGCCGATTTGTGGTGGACGCGTCAAGAGCGAGGACTCGTTCCTTCGTCTTTGATGAGTCGCAGCCAAATGAATAGCGATCAGGATTCGTCATCCTTGCAGACGCCATTGTCCAAGAGCAGTGTCTCGGCTACAGGGTCAGCGCAGTCACGTTCTCCCAAGACATCCGAGTCACAATCAGAAAGGCTTTCAGGCGGTGAACGCTTGTCGGACTCCGATGGAGAATCGCTTGGTGCTACCATGGATGTCTGA
- a CDS encoding CBS domain-containing protein — protein sequence MSTYNRADRASKVPSRPASDVGRIGSVDDHFHSPSSLDDQCACLIDSVSSDPIDADTSIRTATEALYRSGCPSLYVVDNDELVGVFGESEVLERVAEIFEKVADQPVREVMTQEPVVLSESAVLRDVLSAFSATGYRPVPVVTDDGRLVGEFLPQHVLSHIDENGFLTASRPR from the coding sequence ATGAGCACCTACAATCGAGCGGATCGAGCAAGCAAGGTTCCCTCGCGTCCCGCCTCCGACGTCGGCAGAATCGGTTCTGTCGACGATCACTTTCACTCTCCCTCGTCGCTGGACGATCAATGCGCCTGCCTGATTGACTCTGTCTCCAGTGACCCGATCGATGCCGACACATCGATTCGCACTGCGACAGAAGCTTTGTACAGATCAGGGTGCCCATCTCTGTATGTCGTTGACAACGACGAGTTGGTCGGCGTGTTTGGTGAGTCAGAGGTATTGGAGCGGGTCGCGGAGATTTTTGAAAAGGTTGCCGACCAGCCCGTTCGCGAAGTGATGACCCAAGAGCCAGTCGTTCTCAGTGAATCAGCTGTGCTAAGAGACGTGCTCTCGGCATTTTCAGCAACCGGATATCGCCCGGTACCCGTGGTGACCGACGATGGTCGCCTTGTCGGAGAGTTTCTTCCTCAGCATGTCCTCAGCCACATCGATGAAAATGGCTTCTTGACGGCCTCGCGACCACGATGA
- a CDS encoding CBS domain-containing protein: MNTMNDAQTDSAGSLSLTKIVVVHPYTVIRAAIAMMRDQGAGCAVITDRCLTPRGIFTENAVVKLLIEGASLDRQPVCEFQDSHFACVKRSQPIGDVWRTVWSEGTKYVCFTDDDGKLVGLADQRGLLAHYAQSCFTNRSSIATCRFPTS; encoded by the coding sequence ATGAACACAATGAACGATGCTCAGACGGATTCAGCAGGTTCACTTTCACTCACAAAGATCGTCGTCGTCCACCCCTACACCGTGATTCGAGCCGCCATCGCCATGATGCGTGATCAAGGAGCGGGTTGTGCGGTGATCACGGACCGCTGCCTGACGCCCCGAGGAATCTTTACGGAGAACGCAGTCGTCAAGCTGCTGATCGAAGGTGCATCACTTGACCGCCAACCGGTGTGCGAGTTCCAAGACTCCCATTTCGCTTGCGTCAAACGAAGTCAGCCGATCGGCGATGTCTGGCGAACGGTCTGGTCGGAGGGTACCAAGTATGTTTGCTTCACCGACGATGACGGTAAGTTGGTTGGGCTTGCCGATCAACGCGGACTGCTGGCACACTATGCACAGTCGTGCTTCACCAATCGTTCATCCATCGCAACTTGTCGCTTCCCGACTTCGTGA
- a CDS encoding putative transporter, with translation MSPIAFAILIISLVAAIGLLLGSIHVRGIGLGPAGVLFTGLLFGHFGASIDHQIADFAKEFGLILFVFSIGLHLGPGIVQLWRQRGLVLNCMALAIIAQGFALAIGFLYFVGLPSLTTAGLFCGATTNTPSLGAASQAALSLTEGEGDGAMELLTSAYAVAYPGGIVGIIASMLLLRRVFRVDVAAETRQLQIESNGHEPIERLCVLVDNPHLGEMEFAQIPGMEETGVRISRIKRAGENVVHGATEQTVLRPNDLVQVVGTRSGLERFTPLIGQPSDSDLMTETGDADFRRIAVTESRALNRTLRELCLDKIYNATITRIDRMGLEMTPRGSSRLYFGDVVHVVGDKDSLKRVTEFLGNSAKSLRETRFPPLFIGIAVGVLIGMVPFYLPGLPFPVRLGLAGGPLIAAIALSLIGSVGKVVWYVPYSANLALRDLGIILFLACAGLGAGGTFFHSIASVEGLKWMSCGFLITVIPLLTTGVVARVFLKQNYLTICGVIAGSMTDPPALAFANSQSDSDASSAAYAAVYPLTMILRIVAAQAIVLLFA, from the coding sequence TTGTCGCCTATCGCGTTTGCCATTCTGATCATTTCACTCGTCGCGGCCATCGGTTTGCTGTTGGGCAGCATTCATGTTCGCGGAATCGGACTTGGTCCAGCGGGAGTCTTGTTCACGGGTTTGCTGTTCGGGCACTTTGGGGCATCGATCGATCACCAGATCGCTGACTTTGCAAAAGAGTTCGGATTGATCCTGTTCGTGTTTTCTATCGGGCTGCATCTCGGGCCAGGTATTGTGCAGCTTTGGCGGCAGCGTGGTTTGGTGCTCAATTGCATGGCTCTTGCCATCATTGCGCAAGGCTTTGCGTTGGCGATCGGATTTCTTTACTTCGTGGGATTGCCATCATTAACCACCGCCGGCTTGTTTTGTGGGGCGACAACGAATACGCCTTCCCTGGGAGCTGCAAGTCAAGCGGCTTTATCGCTCACGGAGGGCGAGGGGGACGGAGCGATGGAGCTATTGACGTCTGCGTACGCGGTCGCCTACCCCGGAGGAATCGTCGGAATCATTGCTTCCATGCTGTTGCTGCGACGAGTGTTCCGTGTTGACGTCGCCGCAGAAACCAGACAGTTGCAGATCGAGTCAAACGGTCACGAACCGATCGAACGACTCTGCGTTCTGGTGGACAATCCACACTTGGGTGAAATGGAGTTCGCGCAGATTCCTGGCATGGAAGAAACGGGAGTGAGGATCTCGCGGATCAAACGAGCGGGAGAAAACGTGGTTCATGGTGCCACCGAGCAAACGGTGCTGCGTCCGAACGATCTGGTTCAAGTGGTGGGGACTCGTAGTGGGCTAGAGCGTTTTACGCCTTTGATCGGGCAGCCGAGCGATTCAGACTTGATGACGGAAACGGGAGACGCTGACTTTCGGCGTATCGCTGTCACTGAATCACGTGCGTTGAATCGCACCTTGCGTGAGCTTTGCTTGGACAAGATCTACAATGCGACAATCACGCGGATTGACCGAATGGGTCTGGAGATGACACCGCGTGGATCAAGCCGACTCTACTTTGGAGACGTGGTTCACGTCGTCGGTGATAAGGACTCGCTGAAACGTGTCACGGAGTTTCTAGGGAATTCGGCCAAGTCGTTGCGAGAAACTCGATTCCCGCCGCTATTCATTGGCATCGCTGTGGGCGTGCTGATCGGGATGGTTCCGTTTTACTTGCCAGGATTGCCGTTCCCCGTGCGTTTAGGGCTTGCCGGGGGGCCTTTGATCGCCGCGATCGCGTTGAGCTTGATCGGCAGTGTCGGGAAAGTGGTTTGGTACGTTCCTTATTCAGCCAATTTAGCACTGCGGGATTTAGGGATCATTCTATTTTTGGCTTGCGCCGGACTTGGTGCCGGCGGAACCTTTTTTCATTCGATCGCGAGTGTGGAGGGGCTGAAGTGGATGAGCTGCGGCTTCTTGATCACGGTCATTCCACTGCTCACGACCGGCGTCGTTGCTCGTGTGTTTTTGAAACAGAACTACCTGACGATCTGTGGTGTGATTGCAGGCAGCATGACGGATCCGCCTGCACTGGCGTTTGCGAATTCGCAATCAGATTCGGACGCGAGCTCAGCTGCCTATGCGGCTGTGTATCCGCTGACGATGATCCTGCGCATCGTTGCAGCACAAGCGATTGTGCTGCTGTTTGCCTGA
- a CDS encoding macro domain-containing protein, with protein sequence MIKEVSGDILLSDAEVIAHGVAPNDHFDQGLALALRERWPGMFRDFRHFCHNSHPKAGTVWSWGGPDHVRIIALMTQEPAYDTGSKPGKAKTKHVNHCLKEFRQVIESEGYKSVALPKLSTGVGGLDWNEVLPLIQQHLGDLDVPVYLYTEFHAGVKAKES encoded by the coding sequence ATGATCAAAGAAGTTTCAGGGGACATTTTGTTATCCGACGCAGAGGTGATTGCACACGGTGTCGCGCCGAACGACCACTTTGACCAGGGACTCGCATTGGCCCTCCGCGAGCGATGGCCGGGCATGTTCCGGGATTTTCGTCACTTCTGCCATAATAGTCATCCCAAAGCCGGCACGGTTTGGAGTTGGGGTGGACCAGACCATGTTCGGATCATTGCCCTAATGACCCAAGAACCAGCGTACGACACCGGCTCGAAACCTGGAAAGGCAAAGACCAAGCATGTCAATCACTGCCTCAAGGAGTTTCGGCAAGTTATCGAAAGCGAAGGCTACAAAAGTGTGGCATTGCCAAAACTGTCCACCGGCGTTGGCGGATTGGATTGGAATGAGGTGCTCCCCTTGATTCAACAACACTTGGGTGACCTGGACGTTCCCGTTTACCTCTACACGGAATTTCACGCTGGAGTCAAAGCCAAGGAAAGCTGA
- the phrB gene encoding deoxyribodipyrimidine photo-lyase: MVWFRRDLRIADNAALFHACQSADDGVVGVFAICPEQWSQHDDAPAKVQFWIQNVACLSQSLGKINIPLLIVPTPRFDELPSEITSLAAKHECDALYFNREYEVNESERDDAVAKAADKLGITTHRFHDRVIVPPDSIETQEGKFYTVFTPYRRVWDERVAGETELLASPKKQSKTDIPSDSVPTQIDGFDFSDCDSDLWPPGEDEAKRRLKAFEDHMGQYDEQRDIPSVAGTSRLSPYLAAGVISPRQCLATALNVCGGNLEKNDGAKTWVSELTWRDFYTAVLVGFPRVSKHRPFKLKTDAIRWRDDESDFNAWCAGQTGYPIVDAGMRQLNQTGWMHNRLRMVVAMFLTKHLLIDWRWGERHFMNLLIDGDLAANNGGWQWSASTGTDSVPYFRIFNPFSQSKRFDPDGDYIKEFCPELKDVPASALHDQKKLRKALKDIDIDYPDFVVDYSKGRQRALDEFKRI; the protein is encoded by the coding sequence ATGGTTTGGTTTCGCCGTGATTTGCGGATCGCGGACAATGCGGCACTGTTTCACGCCTGCCAATCCGCTGATGACGGTGTTGTGGGCGTTTTTGCCATCTGCCCCGAACAATGGTCCCAACACGATGACGCTCCCGCCAAGGTTCAGTTCTGGATACAAAATGTGGCGTGTCTTTCGCAATCGCTTGGCAAGATCAACATTCCGCTGCTGATCGTGCCAACACCCCGTTTCGATGAATTGCCCTCTGAGATCACTTCGCTTGCGGCAAAACACGAATGCGACGCCCTTTACTTCAATCGGGAATACGAGGTCAACGAATCCGAGCGTGATGACGCGGTTGCCAAGGCTGCGGACAAGCTCGGAATCACCACGCACCGCTTTCACGATCGCGTGATTGTGCCGCCCGATTCCATCGAGACGCAGGAAGGAAAGTTCTACACCGTTTTCACGCCCTACCGTCGCGTGTGGGACGAACGCGTCGCCGGTGAGACGGAACTGTTGGCTTCCCCGAAAAAGCAATCTAAGACCGACATTCCCTCTGACAGTGTTCCAACTCAAATCGATGGTTTCGATTTTTCAGACTGCGACTCCGACCTTTGGCCGCCAGGTGAAGACGAAGCCAAACGTCGTCTCAAGGCGTTTGAAGATCACATGGGTCAATATGATGAACAACGCGACATCCCGTCGGTGGCAGGGACAAGCAGGCTGTCTCCCTATCTGGCGGCCGGCGTGATCTCGCCCCGCCAATGCTTGGCGACCGCTCTCAACGTCTGCGGTGGTAACCTGGAAAAAAATGACGGTGCTAAGACCTGGGTTTCCGAACTCACGTGGCGAGATTTCTACACCGCTGTCCTGGTCGGCTTTCCTCGCGTCTCCAAGCACCGTCCCTTCAAACTGAAAACGGATGCGATCCGCTGGCGAGATGACGAATCCGATTTCAATGCTTGGTGTGCCGGCCAAACAGGCTATCCAATCGTCGATGCGGGAATGCGTCAACTGAATCAAACCGGCTGGATGCACAATCGGTTGCGAATGGTGGTCGCGATGTTTCTGACAAAGCACTTGCTGATCGACTGGCGATGGGGTGAACGGCACTTCATGAACCTCTTGATCGATGGTGATCTCGCCGCCAACAACGGCGGTTGGCAATGGTCCGCTTCGACAGGAACGGACTCCGTGCCCTACTTTCGGATCTTCAATCCCTTTAGTCAAAGCAAGCGATTTGACCCCGACGGCGACTACATCAAGGAGTTTTGCCCTGAGTTGAAAGACGTCCCCGCATCTGCCCTCCATGACCAGAAAAAGCTTCGCAAAGCCCTGAAAGACATCGACATCGACTATCCCGATTTCGTCGTCGACTACAGCAAGGGCCGCCAGCGAGCATTGGACGAGTTCAAAAGGATCTGA
- a CDS encoding cryptochrome/photolyase family protein, which translates to MILLILPHQLFARHPGLELSPSRVLLLEESLFFADKRYPAKFHKQKLWLHRATMKRYEQRLSGQGFDVNYVEYDKHRPGLKEQLERVVVEAEKESETLAVVDPTDFVMERRLRNACRQMGMGLEILPNPGFLNTTTENQEYRDDKQRWFMADFYKWQRKRLDLLMNGDEPEGDRWSFDESNRRKVPKKMLASIPKNLSLSRDGIDHEAIRYVEANFPDHPGSLDRLHYPTSEADANEWLQHFLSHRFANFGDYEDAIVEGESWLWHSVLTPMLNTGLLTPDEVVNSAVKHARSHGVPINSLEGFIRQIIGWREFMRATYEDLGVKMRTTNHWQHHRSMPQALYDAATGIDPVDDTIRRILDTGYCHHIERLMILGGFMFLCEIDPDDIYLWFMEMFIDSYDWVMVPNVYAMSQHADGGLITTKPYFSGSSYVRKMSHYGQGSWCEIWDGLYWRWIWNHVDELSKNHRWAMACSMVKKMDSAKRDRHIANAESFLANHW; encoded by the coding sequence ATGATCCTGCTGATCCTACCGCACCAACTTTTTGCCCGACATCCGGGACTTGAGCTTTCTCCTTCACGCGTCCTGCTTTTGGAGGAGTCATTGTTCTTTGCTGACAAGCGGTATCCGGCCAAGTTCCACAAACAGAAACTGTGGCTGCACCGTGCCACGATGAAGCGTTATGAGCAGCGACTGTCGGGGCAGGGATTCGATGTGAACTATGTCGAGTACGACAAGCATCGGCCTGGACTGAAAGAACAATTGGAACGCGTCGTTGTAGAGGCGGAAAAGGAGTCTGAAACGTTGGCGGTCGTGGATCCAACGGATTTTGTGATGGAGCGACGTCTGCGGAACGCTTGCCGCCAGATGGGCATGGGGCTAGAAATTTTGCCGAATCCGGGCTTTTTGAACACGACGACGGAGAATCAAGAGTATCGGGATGATAAGCAGCGTTGGTTCATGGCAGATTTTTACAAATGGCAACGCAAGCGACTGGATTTGTTGATGAACGGGGATGAGCCCGAGGGCGATCGATGGAGCTTTGACGAATCAAATCGAAGGAAAGTCCCGAAGAAGATGCTCGCTTCGATTCCGAAAAATCTGAGCTTGAGCAGGGATGGGATTGATCACGAAGCCATTCGATACGTGGAGGCGAATTTTCCCGATCACCCGGGTTCACTGGATCGGCTCCACTATCCGACGTCAGAGGCGGACGCCAACGAATGGCTACAGCATTTCTTATCGCACCGTTTTGCTAATTTCGGCGACTATGAAGACGCGATCGTGGAGGGCGAGTCTTGGCTATGGCACAGTGTTCTGACGCCAATGTTGAACACAGGGTTGTTGACACCTGATGAAGTGGTGAACTCTGCGGTGAAGCACGCGCGGAGTCATGGCGTCCCGATCAATTCGCTGGAAGGATTCATTCGCCAGATTATCGGCTGGCGAGAATTCATGCGGGCCACCTACGAAGACCTGGGTGTCAAGATGCGAACCACCAATCATTGGCAACATCATCGTTCGATGCCGCAAGCCTTGTACGACGCAGCCACCGGAATCGACCCGGTGGACGACACGATCCGACGGATCTTGGACACGGGCTACTGCCATCACATCGAACGTTTGATGATCCTTGGTGGATTCATGTTTCTCTGCGAGATCGACCCGGATGACATTTACCTTTGGTTCATGGAGATGTTCATCGATAGTTACGATTGGGTCATGGTTCCCAATGTCTACGCGATGAGCCAGCACGCCGATGGCGGCTTGATCACGACGAAACCTTATTTTTCGGGTTCATCATACGTGCGAAAGATGAGCCATTACGGCCAAGGCTCCTGGTGTGAGATCTGGGACGGACTCTATTGGCGGTGGATTTGGAATCACGTCGACGAATTGTCCAAGAACCATCGTTGGGCGATGGCCTGCAGCATGGTAAAAAAAATGGACTCAGCCAAGCGAGATCGCCACATCGCGAACGCCGAATCGTTCTTAGCGAACCATTGGTGA
- a CDS encoding HD domain-containing phosphohydrolase: MNLNTHSQPLEQSHENDAPLDPLRELADRIDSLVKSYADNDQDGASVGTRTVQADDAVAATPRHAETLIDGSSSLAQQTNVVGNTAFEDGEAAKLLRELRAAKIAVIDDEEVNVRIAVRHLRDAGFVNVVSITDSRKAIEMLKSELPDAILLDICMPQVSGIDLLRIKRSVPKIARIPAIILTASTDREVKRQALDLGAHDFLTKPLDPSDLVPRLRNAVVTKKYIDHIAKEKATLAEMVHRRTSELESSRQQLILSLARAAEHRDNETGNHVIRVGRFAGIIARELGWKEDQTAMLEQAAQLHDVGKIGVPDSILFKPGKLEPREFDIMKKHCSWGRGIIEPFSGSEFQALKAHARLGESILHIRSSPMLMMASRIAQTHHENWDGTGYPLGLAGEDIPIEGRITTVADVFDALSSKRPYKDPFPREKCMSILNSQRGTKFDPRILDAFFARTEDIVRIQIELMDEEEMGSVAHELGQSWSS; encoded by the coding sequence ATGAATTTGAACACCCATTCACAGCCACTCGAACAATCGCACGAGAACGACGCTCCTTTGGACCCGCTGCGCGAGCTCGCAGACCGCATCGACAGCTTGGTTAAGTCTTACGCGGACAATGATCAAGACGGAGCGTCCGTCGGCACGCGAACTGTACAGGCTGACGATGCCGTAGCAGCGACACCGCGTCATGCCGAAACCTTGATCGACGGATCGTCCTCGCTCGCACAGCAGACAAACGTGGTAGGCAACACGGCGTTCGAAGACGGTGAAGCAGCAAAGCTACTGCGTGAACTGCGAGCTGCCAAGATTGCGGTCATTGATGACGAAGAAGTCAACGTAAGAATCGCAGTGCGACACTTGCGAGACGCAGGATTCGTCAACGTCGTCTCGATCACCGATTCGCGGAAGGCCATCGAGATGCTCAAATCAGAGCTTCCCGACGCCATCCTTCTGGATATCTGCATGCCCCAAGTGTCCGGGATCGACCTACTGAGGATCAAACGCAGTGTGCCGAAGATCGCGAGGATCCCAGCGATCATTCTCACAGCTTCCACTGATCGCGAAGTCAAACGCCAAGCACTGGACTTGGGTGCCCATGATTTTCTCACCAAACCTCTCGATCCCAGCGACTTGGTTCCGCGTTTACGCAATGCCGTGGTGACCAAGAAATACATCGACCATATCGCCAAGGAAAAGGCAACTCTAGCGGAAATGGTTCACCGTCGGACATCCGAACTGGAAAGCTCACGGCAGCAGCTCATTCTCAGCTTGGCTCGTGCCGCAGAGCACCGCGATAACGAAACAGGCAACCATGTCATTCGGGTCGGTCGGTTCGCAGGGATCATTGCTCGAGAGCTGGGATGGAAAGAAGATCAAACCGCGATGCTTGAGCAAGCAGCGCAGTTGCATGATGTGGGAAAGATCGGTGTCCCCGACTCGATCTTGTTCAAACCCGGCAAACTCGAACCGCGTGAGTTTGACATCATGAAGAAACATTGCTCATGGGGACGCGGAATCATCGAGCCGTTCTCAGGTTCCGAGTTTCAGGCCCTGAAAGCACACGCTCGCTTGGGTGAGTCGATACTGCACATCCGCAGTTCACCCATGTTGATGATGGCTTCGCGGATCGCACAAACACACCACGAAAACTGGGACGGGACCGGATACCCGCTGGGATTGGCCGGCGAAGACATCCCCATCGAGGGACGAATCACGACCGTCGCGGACGTGTTCGACGCATTGTCCAGCAAGCGTCCCTACAAAGATCCGTTCCCACGCGAGAAATGCATGTCTATCTTGAACTCACAACGGGGCACCAAATTCGACCCAAGAATTCTCGACGCATTCTTTGCCCGCACTGAAGACATCGTCAGAATTCAAATCGAACTGATGGACGAAGAAGAGATGGGCAGCGTTGCTCACGAACTGGGCCAGAGTTGGTCGAGCTAA